The following are from one region of the Rosistilla carotiformis genome:
- a CDS encoding sialidase family protein — translation MRVIQVLFKKTVAMFAWSAISIACCESLLAQAEAAVPQGVAAGVEKPMRISPRPGNDRNSEGDFIRLNDGRLMLIYTKFVGRSDHAAAELVARYSDDQGKTWTQEDESVIARGDGDANLMSVSLLRLQDGRIALFYIRKYKSPETAKYPFLDTILMQVSEDEAKTWSEPVEVTPADEPAYRVLNNDRVIQLKSGRLVAPVATHYQTGWPGWRNSAQIHCYLSDDLGKTWRSSRSTLESKLLAQEPAVVELKDGRVMMLCRSQDCQLVTYSSDGGETWTELERSNIPQPSPSPATIERIPSTGDLLLVWNNGDDPLAKKKPIGRRPFTAAISSDDGVTWKNVKNIGTDPDGWYCYTAMAFVGEQVVLGHCEFPRLNSFQITRFPVTWLYETAESSK, via the coding sequence ATGCGAGTGATACAAGTTCTGTTCAAGAAAACCGTGGCGATGTTCGCCTGGAGTGCAATCTCGATTGCCTGTTGTGAATCTTTGCTGGCCCAGGCGGAAGCTGCTGTGCCACAAGGAGTGGCTGCGGGGGTTGAGAAACCGATGCGAATTTCTCCCCGTCCGGGGAACGATCGAAACAGCGAAGGCGATTTCATTCGCCTAAACGACGGCAGGCTGATGCTGATCTACACCAAGTTCGTCGGCCGCAGCGACCACGCGGCGGCTGAACTGGTTGCCCGATATTCGGACGACCAGGGGAAGACATGGACCCAAGAGGATGAATCGGTCATCGCGCGAGGCGACGGAGATGCCAATTTGATGTCGGTATCCTTGTTAAGGCTGCAGGATGGCCGAATCGCGTTGTTCTACATCCGCAAGTATAAAAGTCCGGAGACGGCGAAGTATCCCTTCTTGGATACGATCTTGATGCAGGTCAGTGAGGACGAGGCAAAAACGTGGTCGGAGCCCGTTGAAGTGACACCTGCGGATGAACCCGCCTACCGCGTGCTGAATAACGATCGCGTGATCCAACTCAAAAGTGGACGTCTGGTTGCCCCTGTCGCAACGCACTACCAAACGGGATGGCCCGGATGGCGAAACTCCGCACAGATCCATTGCTATCTGTCGGACGATCTTGGCAAGACCTGGCGTTCCTCGCGCAGCACGTTGGAATCCAAACTGTTGGCTCAGGAACCTGCAGTCGTCGAACTCAAGGATGGTCGAGTCATGATGCTGTGCCGCAGCCAGGACTGCCAATTGGTGACCTATTCATCCGATGGCGGCGAAACATGGACCGAATTAGAACGTTCGAACATCCCTCAACCGTCCCCCTCCCCCGCGACGATCGAACGCATTCCTTCGACAGGCGATCTGTTGCTGGTTTGGAACAACGGAGACGATCCGCTGGCAAAAAAGAAGCCGATCGGCCGTCGACCTTTCACCGCAGCGATCTCCAGCGACGACGGTGTCACATGGAAGAACGTCAAGAATATCGGCACCGATCCCGACGGATGGTACTGCTATACAGCCATGGCATTTGTGGGGGAGCAGGTGGTGCTTGGGCACTGTGAATTCCCACGGTTGAATTCTTTCCAGATCACTCGCTTTCCAGTGACTTGGTTGTACGAAACGGCTGAATCTTCGAAGTAG
- a CDS encoding dihydrodipicolinate synthase family protein, producing the protein MKIQDLPAAVRENVRRGTVIPAQPLALDAQRKFAPRYQTALTRYYIDAGAGGIAVGVHSTQFAIRDPSIGLFKPVLSLASEVIDQYAGDQGRELFKVAGVCGETPQAVAEAQFAVSQRYHACLLSLAALAESSIDDLLDHCREVAEIMPVIGFYLQPAVGGRVLPYRFWREFAEIENVIAIKLAPFNRYQTLDVIRAVCDASREDSITLYTGNDDNIIADLITPYRMVTSQGVKSVRIRGGLLGHWCVWTRAATKLLDEIHRMIDCGDDNIPTELLSRNIEVTDCNAAFFDAANNFAGCIPGIHEVLRRQGLLPGTWCLDPNAVLSPGQSEEIDRVLAAYPHLNDDAFVREHLSKWLQ; encoded by the coding sequence ATGAAGATCCAAGACCTGCCCGCCGCCGTCCGCGAGAACGTACGCCGAGGAACCGTCATCCCGGCCCAGCCGTTGGCATTGGACGCCCAGCGAAAATTCGCACCACGCTACCAAACTGCTCTAACGCGGTACTACATCGACGCGGGGGCCGGCGGCATCGCCGTTGGCGTCCATTCGACACAGTTTGCCATCCGCGATCCGTCGATTGGATTATTCAAACCGGTGCTGAGCCTGGCGTCGGAGGTCATCGACCAATACGCGGGCGATCAGGGACGCGAACTGTTTAAAGTTGCGGGAGTTTGCGGGGAGACGCCGCAAGCAGTCGCCGAAGCCCAATTCGCCGTATCGCAGCGGTATCACGCCTGTCTGTTGAGCTTGGCGGCCCTTGCCGAGAGCAGCATCGACGACTTGTTAGATCATTGCCGTGAAGTCGCCGAAATCATGCCGGTGATCGGCTTTTACTTACAGCCCGCCGTCGGTGGCCGCGTGTTGCCGTATCGCTTCTGGCGTGAGTTTGCCGAGATCGAAAACGTCATCGCGATCAAGCTGGCTCCCTTCAACCGCTACCAAACACTTGATGTCATTCGGGCGGTTTGCGATGCCAGTCGCGAGGATTCGATCACACTCTACACCGGCAACGACGACAACATCATCGCCGACCTGATCACACCCTACCGGATGGTCACCTCACAGGGCGTGAAGTCGGTTCGGATCCGTGGGGGCCTGTTGGGACATTGGTGCGTTTGGACTCGCGCGGCCACCAAACTGCTCGACGAAATCCATCGGATGATCGACTGCGGCGATGACAACATCCCGACGGAATTGTTGAGCCGCAACATCGAAGTCACCGATTGCAACGCAGCCTTCTTCGATGCGGCGAACAACTTTGCCGGCTGCATCCCTGGAATTCATGAGGTGCTGCGTCGCCAAGGCCTGCTGCCGGGGACCTGGTGCTTGGACCCCAACGCAGTTCTCTCGCCCGGCCAGTCGGAAGAGATCGACCGAGTCCTCGCCGCCTATCCCCATCTGAACGACGACGCATTTGTCCGTGAACATCTAAGCAAATGGCTGCAGTAA
- the tnpA gene encoding IS200/IS605 family transposase, which yields MGSYTQLNYHIVYATKYRHPSIIPDIRERLYEYIGGSIRAKKGSLIEIGGIADHVHILANLSPSLAVSDVVRDIKANSSHWMNDRTEIKRPFEWQKGYGAFTVSYSRIPSVRDYIQTQEEHHKTTTFQEEYVAFLERHGIEFRLEHLFEDEQHG from the coding sequence ATGGGAAGCTACACGCAACTGAATTACCACATCGTTTACGCCACCAAATACCGTCACCCATCGATAATTCCCGATATTCGCGAACGGCTCTACGAATACATCGGTGGATCAATCCGTGCAAAGAAAGGATCACTTATCGAAATCGGTGGCATCGCAGATCACGTTCACATCTTGGCCAACCTTTCGCCGTCACTTGCCGTGTCCGATGTGGTTCGCGACATCAAGGCCAATTCATCTCATTGGATGAATGATCGGACGGAGATCAAACGTCCGTTTGAATGGCAGAAAGGCTATGGTGCTTTCACCGTCAGCTATTCGCGAATCCCAAGTGTGCGCGACTACATTCAAACGCAAGAAGAACATCACAAGACGACGACGTTCCAGGAAGAATATGTGGCTTTCTTAGAACGCCACGGAATTGAATTTCGGCTTGAACATCTGTTTGAGGACGAACAGCATGGCTGA
- a CDS encoding NAD-dependent epimerase/dehydratase family protein: MPDLIESEAQLDAMLAQPDDRLIDFMHQLEGDLIILGIAGKMGVSLGQLAVAAIEKAGIQKNVYGVARFSDADARARLEAAGVRTIQCDLLDRTAVAKLPQSPNVLFMAGRKFGTGGEEPLTWAMNTLVPANVADHFRDSRIVAFSTGCVYPLARVDSQPDETTPPDPIGEYAQSCLGRERMFEYGSNRWGTPVCLYRLNYAIDLRYGVLHDIATKIWNGQPVDNSAEAFNVIWQGDANRQALLCLGHCSSPANILNVTGPETLETEAVARQFGELLEKPVRFTSTPGDGCYLSDSSRATKLFGPPSVTADQLIRWQAHWIKTGGRSLGKPTHFEISDGAY; encoded by the coding sequence TTGCCTGACCTCATCGAATCCGAAGCTCAACTCGACGCGATGCTCGCTCAGCCCGATGATCGGTTGATCGATTTCATGCATCAACTGGAAGGGGACCTGATCATCCTGGGGATCGCCGGGAAGATGGGAGTTAGTCTCGGGCAGTTGGCTGTCGCGGCGATCGAGAAGGCGGGCATTCAAAAGAACGTCTACGGGGTCGCGAGGTTTTCCGATGCCGACGCCCGCGCTCGCTTGGAAGCCGCCGGGGTTCGGACGATCCAGTGCGATTTGCTCGACCGCACCGCTGTGGCAAAGCTGCCTCAATCGCCTAACGTCCTGTTCATGGCAGGCCGCAAGTTTGGAACCGGCGGCGAGGAACCGTTGACTTGGGCGATGAACACGTTGGTCCCAGCAAACGTCGCCGATCATTTTCGCGATTCCAGGATCGTGGCTTTTTCAACGGGTTGCGTTTACCCACTGGCTCGCGTCGACAGCCAACCCGACGAGACGACGCCCCCCGATCCGATCGGCGAATACGCTCAGTCGTGTCTGGGCCGCGAACGGATGTTCGAATATGGCAGCAACCGCTGGGGAACGCCGGTCTGTCTGTATCGGCTGAATTACGCGATCGACCTTCGCTACGGTGTGTTGCACGACATCGCCACAAAGATCTGGAACGGACAACCAGTCGATAACTCGGCGGAAGCCTTTAATGTGATCTGGCAAGGGGATGCGAATCGGCAGGCGTTGCTCTGCCTGGGGCACTGTTCGTCCCCTGCCAACATTCTGAACGTCACCGGTCCTGAAACGCTTGAGACCGAAGCGGTTGCGAGGCAGTTTGGCGAGCTGCTCGAAAAACCTGTTCGATTCACCTCCACGCCGGGCGATGGTTGTTATTTGAGCGATAGTTCTCGGGCGACGAAGTTGTTTGGCCCACCGTCGGTCACCGCCGATCAACTGATCCGTTGGCAGGCACACTGGATCAAGACCGGCGGCCGCTCGTTGGGAAAACCAACGCACTTTGAAATCAGCGACGGAGCGTATTGA
- a CDS encoding 3-keto-disaccharide hydrolase, producing the protein MRSFFVAAMAIGLLVPCGLAASAADVEQGYTSLFNGTDMTGWVKRGGSAEYHVEDGAIVGKCVPNTPGNTFLCSEKEFGNFILKLQYKVIEAGNSGVQFRSAARSEGDRERVYGYQYEISTGGNTTGRIYDEGRRGHKHGIIWLDAYTPEDRLAAAQASYKKDQWNDLEIQCVGPSIKTWLNGKLVVDMFDSFSMKGFFGLQIHSGKSGSVAWKNIRVKDLGQSQWEPFFVKADDGSYKLQDAKFVLPEEWSFTEEGVLHGVHTKSEGKDGLVISNKNYDNFIARVTYRMHGGNSALYFRAEETSAPWVLRGFQNEIANNSKDSALWHTAGIVDGKKIPGRGWVATNDEFIEKVRNKDDQWNTTCTAAFGDRLVQTLNGFCTSDFIDEASEKTGKLGLQMHGGTDCEMYFKDFEVMPITDDMKKLIERK; encoded by the coding sequence ATGAGAAGTTTTTTTGTAGCCGCGATGGCGATCGGGCTTTTGGTACCTTGCGGTTTGGCTGCGTCCGCAGCGGATGTCGAACAGGGCTACACCTCGCTCTTCAACGGCACCGACATGACCGGCTGGGTCAAGCGTGGAGGTTCTGCGGAATACCACGTCGAGGACGGAGCGATCGTCGGGAAATGTGTTCCCAATACGCCGGGCAATACGTTCCTGTGCTCGGAAAAGGAATTTGGCAACTTCATTTTGAAGCTGCAATACAAAGTCATCGAAGCCGGAAATTCCGGGGTCCAATTCCGCTCCGCCGCACGCTCCGAAGGAGATCGCGAGCGTGTCTACGGATATCAGTATGAAATCAGCACCGGTGGTAACACGACGGGGCGCATCTATGACGAAGGACGGCGCGGCCACAAGCACGGCATCATTTGGCTCGATGCCTACACGCCCGAGGATCGACTCGCCGCAGCTCAAGCCAGCTACAAAAAGGACCAATGGAACGATCTGGAAATTCAGTGCGTTGGGCCATCGATCAAGACTTGGTTGAACGGCAAGTTGGTCGTCGACATGTTCGACAGTTTTTCGATGAAGGGATTTTTCGGGCTGCAGATTCATTCCGGCAAGTCGGGCTCGGTCGCTTGGAAAAATATCCGCGTGAAGGATCTGGGACAGAGCCAGTGGGAACCGTTTTTCGTCAAAGCCGACGATGGCAGCTACAAGCTGCAGGACGCCAAGTTTGTCCTTCCCGAAGAATGGTCGTTCACCGAAGAAGGCGTGTTACACGGTGTCCACACCAAGAGCGAAGGCAAGGACGGGCTCGTGATCTCCAACAAGAATTACGACAACTTCATCGCTCGCGTCACCTACCGGATGCACGGCGGCAACAGCGCGCTCTACTTCCGCGCCGAGGAGACGAGCGCACCGTGGGTTCTGCGCGGATTCCAAAACGAAATCGCCAACAACAGCAAGGACTCCGCTCTCTGGCACACCGCGGGCATTGTCGACGGCAAGAAGATCCCTGGTCGCGGCTGGGTCGCCACGAACGATGAGTTCATCGAAAAGGTTCGCAACAAAGACGACCAGTGGAACACGACCTGCACCGCCGCATTTGGCGACCGTTTGGTCCAGACGCTGAACGGATTCTGCACTTCGGATTTCATCGACGAAGCGTCTGAGAAGACCGGCAAGCTGGGACTTCAGATGCACGGTGGCACCGATTGCGAAATGTACTTCAAGGACTTCGAAGTCATGCCGATCACCGACGACATGAAGAAGCTGATCGAACGCAAGTAA
- a CDS encoding family 16 glycoside hydrolase, translating into MLHVMKPWAPSLVALACLSFAPLCDAVEPEPPKGYRAILNGKDLSGWYGWNPHASAKLTGEEKAENLRKQRAEFSEHWTVENGELVNDGHGPYATTEEEFGNIDLLLEYKTVPKADSGIYLRGTPQVQIWDWNQPYNLKRPDRKPHQGSGGLFNNTPGTLGRDPIMRADKPFGQWNQVRVRQVGDRTWVWLNSRAVVEGAVMENFWDRSQPLPAKGPIMLQTHGGEIRWRNIFVREINDQQSEKILAAYRPLPQPTQYDVSYGPHLKQVLHFWQAESDRPTPVLFFIHGGGWRNGGRLSGLSGMLPNILKEGISVVSVEYRFVDEATADGVMPPVQGPLGDVARALQFVRSKAADWNLDKQRIGASGGSAGACSSLWLAFHPDMADPDSEDPVARESTRLWCAAVTGAQTTLDPKHMKEWTPNSRYGGHAFGFDGDPEKKLSAFDEFLAKRDTILPWIAEYSPYALVSSDDPPVYLSYSSAPALGEKQKDPTHTANFGVKLQEHCEQAGVDCELVYPGAKDVEHPTTTDYLIWKLKQPNS; encoded by the coding sequence ATGCTGCATGTTATGAAACCCTGGGCACCTTCGTTGGTTGCCCTGGCCTGTCTGTCATTTGCACCGCTTTGCGATGCCGTGGAGCCCGAGCCACCGAAGGGCTATCGGGCGATTCTCAACGGCAAAGATCTTTCGGGATGGTACGGGTGGAATCCGCACGCGTCGGCAAAGCTTACCGGTGAAGAGAAAGCCGAAAATCTGCGCAAGCAGCGAGCGGAGTTCTCCGAACATTGGACCGTAGAAAACGGAGAACTGGTGAACGACGGGCACGGTCCCTACGCAACGACCGAAGAAGAGTTTGGCAACATCGATTTGCTGCTCGAATACAAAACCGTCCCGAAAGCCGATAGCGGCATCTATTTGCGGGGAACGCCACAAGTTCAGATTTGGGATTGGAACCAACCCTACAACTTGAAGCGACCCGACCGAAAACCTCATCAAGGTTCGGGAGGATTGTTTAACAACACCCCCGGAACCTTGGGACGCGATCCGATCATGCGTGCCGATAAGCCGTTTGGCCAATGGAATCAAGTAAGGGTTCGTCAAGTCGGCGACCGCACCTGGGTCTGGCTCAACTCGCGAGCTGTGGTCGAAGGGGCGGTGATGGAGAACTTCTGGGATCGTTCGCAACCCTTGCCCGCCAAAGGGCCGATCATGTTGCAAACTCATGGCGGTGAGATCCGCTGGCGCAACATATTTGTTCGGGAGATCAACGATCAGCAGAGTGAAAAAATTCTGGCAGCGTACCGTCCGCTGCCTCAACCAACCCAATACGACGTCTCCTACGGGCCGCATCTCAAACAGGTGCTCCATTTCTGGCAAGCCGAGTCGGACAGACCGACCCCCGTTCTGTTTTTCATTCATGGCGGGGGCTGGAGAAACGGTGGACGCTTAAGCGGACTGTCGGGGATGTTGCCAAACATTCTGAAAGAAGGCATTTCGGTCGTTTCGGTGGAATATCGATTTGTGGATGAAGCAACGGCCGATGGTGTCATGCCGCCTGTCCAAGGACCGCTCGGTGATGTCGCCCGTGCGTTGCAGTTTGTCCGCAGCAAGGCTGCCGATTGGAATCTCGACAAACAGCGGATCGGTGCATCGGGTGGATCGGCCGGAGCGTGCTCGAGTCTATGGTTAGCATTTCACCCGGACATGGCGGATCCCGACAGCGAGGATCCCGTGGCACGCGAATCGACACGGTTGTGGTGTGCCGCCGTCACCGGCGCTCAAACCACGTTGGATCCGAAGCATATGAAAGAGTGGACTCCCAACAGTCGCTATGGCGGGCATGCATTTGGTTTCGATGGTGACCCCGAAAAGAAGCTGTCCGCATTTGATGAGTTTCTAGCGAAACGCGACACGATCCTGCCGTGGATTGCTGAGTATTCGCCTTATGCGTTGGTCAGCTCCGATGATCCACCCGTCTATCTCAGCTATTCGTCGGCTCCGGCACTGGGCGAGAAGCAAAAGGATCCGACCCACACCGCCAACTTTGGCGTGAAATTGCAAGAACACTGCGAACAAGCGGGCGTCGATTGCGAACTGGTCTACCCCGGCGCCAAGGATGTTGAACATCCCACGACGACCGACTATCTGATTTGGAAATTGAAGCAGCCTAACTCATAA
- a CDS encoding LamG domain-containing protein, whose protein sequence is MTSLPHRLVFRILFALIAAASLNASALLAQEAAVRWWAPYADASEPEVLGLWKFDGDGDAFTNDASSHQHKGTLRGAKQSAEGRFGGCLETAAGYPINDKSHSLHVAQSPVLSPSGAFTVEMWLRAKEGEEFPAKYAAVLLDMKYVPDNHTGFMFSLSPGRAAGTRSLHLEIGGGRESTHWYSVPFPMEAGIWRHVAFTYDGIGTAEFFVDGSTVGRSTNATAGPMAAAIRPLSIGDRIGSLYRGFPGFIDEVRITSGVREFQPFSFVPESERFVFQRMSESAFLTAQLINRTGESLSGAIVTATLPDGSTQRLNVPALGDGVSHRLKLKIDTALKPGEYFVELSATVPNWGGIDAGYQTTSRIPVVIVKRPLPDRMPVVMWGVGGTDGVIKEIPRLKQIGFTHCLGLRSEFQRIWDGGADALPDSAEDIREGRNMLNAALENDLQIVASLAPGRWLRTAAVGKSFRRIDRKGEHYDRDDISGLFPAVQEFAFNSGAAMGRAYGDHPAFSSALLHTEVRGETQVSFLPIEIEAYRKATGKEIPAEVTIKNGVQWQKLADFPKNRVVADDHPILQYLTWFWKTGDGWNELNTRLHEGLKQHTHDGFWSFYDPAVRAPSIAGSGGRADVLAHWTYSYPDPIRIGLCTDELFELARVNGHDQDVMKMTQLIWYRSQTAPKKNATDVAASPWVDQDPDADYISIAPMHLREAFWWKLSRPITGIMYHGWQSLVETESPGAYRYTNPNTQHELQRLIHDVVQPLGPTLMQIPDPPSDVVFLESFTSQMFARRGTYGWNRSWAADMYHILMYAQLQPRVLYEQSLLSGGLEGAKVLVMADCDVLTESVVRLIQEFQSNGGLVVGDAEVCPAIKPDLVIPRFARTKQADKDRTALQDAAKRLRTWLDPQYSRAVDSSNPDVVTRRRVFGSTDYVFAVNDHREFGTYVGGYGMVMEDGLPSETTLLIDRKAGHVYDLIAGREIDAESVNGSIAVPMQLGPCQGRLLMVTQRPIRELTITAPKESSPSQLITIDVAVTDGSQPVDAVVPVEVEIISPEGRRAEFSGFHAAKAGELSIRFDFADNDRIGVWEVRAKELASGTSATTYVRLTGPNE, encoded by the coding sequence ATGACTTCATTGCCCCACCGACTCGTATTCCGAATTCTGTTTGCCCTGATAGCGGCTGCCTCCCTGAACGCCTCGGCGTTGCTTGCACAGGAAGCGGCAGTTCGCTGGTGGGCACCGTATGCCGATGCCAGTGAGCCGGAAGTCCTTGGGCTTTGGAAGTTTGATGGGGACGGAGACGCTTTCACAAACGATGCATCATCGCACCAACACAAAGGAACGCTGCGAGGCGCGAAGCAGAGTGCCGAGGGACGCTTTGGCGGCTGCCTGGAAACTGCAGCCGGTTATCCGATTAACGACAAAAGTCACAGCCTGCACGTTGCCCAGTCTCCGGTGCTGTCGCCCAGCGGAGCGTTCACCGTCGAGATGTGGTTGCGAGCGAAAGAGGGTGAAGAGTTTCCCGCAAAATACGCTGCCGTGCTGCTCGACATGAAATACGTGCCGGACAATCACACAGGGTTTATGTTCTCGTTGTCGCCAGGGCGCGCGGCCGGAACACGATCGCTGCATTTGGAAATTGGGGGCGGTCGGGAGTCGACGCACTGGTATTCCGTGCCGTTCCCGATGGAAGCGGGAATCTGGCGGCATGTTGCGTTCACCTACGATGGTATTGGGACCGCGGAGTTTTTTGTCGATGGCTCAACCGTCGGGCGATCAACAAATGCAACCGCCGGGCCGATGGCCGCCGCGATTCGGCCGTTGTCGATTGGCGATCGGATCGGTTCGCTGTATCGCGGTTTCCCCGGCTTCATCGACGAAGTGCGGATCACGTCGGGCGTGCGAGAGTTTCAGCCATTCAGTTTTGTTCCCGAGTCCGAACGGTTTGTGTTCCAACGCATGTCGGAGAGCGCGTTTCTGACGGCGCAGTTGATCAATCGGACTGGCGAATCGTTGTCCGGTGCGATCGTCACGGCGACGCTGCCCGACGGCTCGACGCAGCGGTTGAACGTGCCGGCCCTTGGCGATGGAGTGTCGCATCGGTTGAAGCTGAAGATCGATACGGCATTGAAGCCGGGCGAGTACTTTGTGGAACTTTCGGCGACGGTGCCGAACTGGGGCGGTATCGATGCCGGGTACCAAACGACGTCTCGCATTCCCGTCGTGATCGTGAAGCGACCGCTCCCGGATCGGATGCCGGTGGTGATGTGGGGCGTTGGCGGAACCGATGGTGTGATCAAGGAGATCCCGCGCCTGAAGCAGATTGGATTCACGCATTGCCTTGGGTTGCGATCGGAGTTCCAACGGATCTGGGACGGCGGTGCCGACGCGCTCCCCGACTCTGCCGAAGACATCCGCGAGGGTCGCAACATGCTGAACGCGGCACTCGAAAACGATCTGCAAATCGTGGCGTCCCTTGCGCCAGGTCGCTGGCTGAGGACTGCGGCAGTCGGAAAATCGTTTCGGCGCATCGATCGCAAAGGCGAACATTATGATCGCGATGACATCAGCGGCTTGTTCCCGGCGGTGCAGGAGTTTGCGTTCAACAGCGGGGCTGCGATGGGACGTGCTTACGGCGATCATCCGGCTTTCAGTTCTGCCCTGCTGCACACCGAGGTGCGAGGTGAAACGCAGGTTTCGTTTTTGCCGATTGAAATCGAAGCCTACCGAAAAGCAACGGGCAAAGAAATTCCCGCGGAAGTCACGATCAAAAATGGCGTTCAGTGGCAGAAGCTCGCCGACTTTCCGAAGAATCGAGTGGTCGCTGACGACCATCCCATCCTGCAATATCTGACTTGGTTTTGGAAGACGGGCGATGGTTGGAATGAACTGAACACGCGGCTGCATGAAGGACTGAAACAGCATACTCACGACGGGTTCTGGAGTTTCTATGATCCGGCGGTCCGTGCGCCAAGCATCGCCGGCAGTGGTGGCCGAGCCGACGTGTTGGCACACTGGACGTACAGTTACCCCGATCCAATCCGCATCGGTTTGTGTACCGATGAATTGTTCGAACTGGCCCGCGTCAATGGCCACGATCAAGATGTCATGAAGATGACTCAATTGATCTGGTATCGGTCACAGACTGCACCGAAGAAAAATGCAACCGATGTCGCCGCATCGCCGTGGGTCGATCAGGATCCCGATGCGGATTACATCAGCATTGCACCGATGCATCTGCGTGAAGCCTTTTGGTGGAAACTATCCCGGCCGATCACGGGAATCATGTATCACGGCTGGCAGTCGCTTGTTGAAACCGAATCGCCCGGCGCGTACCGGTACACGAATCCAAACACGCAGCACGAACTTCAACGATTGATTCATGACGTCGTGCAGCCTTTAGGACCGACGTTGATGCAGATTCCCGATCCACCGTCGGACGTGGTCTTTCTGGAGAGCTTCACCTCGCAAATGTTTGCTCGCCGCGGTACCTACGGCTGGAATCGTTCATGGGCCGCCGATATGTATCACATCCTGATGTACGCGCAATTGCAGCCGCGCGTCCTCTACGAACAATCGCTGTTGTCGGGCGGACTCGAGGGAGCGAAAGTCCTGGTCATGGCCGATTGCGATGTGTTGACCGAATCGGTCGTTCGGCTGATTCAGGAATTTCAAAGCAATGGTGGATTGGTTGTCGGCGATGCTGAAGTCTGTCCGGCGATTAAGCCCGATCTGGTGATTCCTCGATTTGCACGAACCAAGCAGGCGGACAAAGATCGCACCGCGTTGCAGGACGCTGCGAAGCGATTGCGGACATGGCTCGATCCGCAGTATTCGCGTGCTGTCGATTCGTCGAATCCCGACGTTGTCACTCGGCGTCGCGTTTTTGGCTCGACCGACTACGTCTTTGCTGTCAACGATCATCGCGAATTTGGGACCTACGTCGGCGGCTATGGAATGGTCATGGAAGACGGGCTCCCTTCCGAAACGACGCTCCTCATCGATCGCAAAGCCGGACACGTGTACGATCTCATCGCGGGACGGGAGATCGATGCGGAGAGCGTCAATGGTTCGATCGCCGTTCCGATGCAACTTGGTCCATGCCAGGGACGTCTGCTGATGGTGACTCAGCGGCCGATCCGCGAACTCACCATCACCGCGCCAAAAGAGTCATCGCCGTCGCAATTGATAACGATCGATGTCGCCGTCACCGACGGGAGCCAACCGGTCGACGCCGTGGTGCCGGTGGAGGTGGAAATCATTTCCCCCGAAGGCCGCCGAGCAGAATTCAGCGGTTTTCATGCTGCCAAAGCTGGCGAATTGAGCATCCGTTTCGACTTCGCTGACAACGACCGCATCGGCGTTTGGGAAGTGCGAGCGAAAGAATTGGCGTCCGGAACATCCGCGACCACGTACGTGCGGCTAACGGGACCAAACGAATAA